A genomic region of Arachis hypogaea cultivar Tifrunner chromosome 5, arahy.Tifrunner.gnm2.J5K5, whole genome shotgun sequence contains the following coding sequences:
- the LOC112801482 gene encoding probable phospholipid hydroperoxide glutathione peroxidase translates to MASQSVHYFIVKDGRGNDVKLGDYKGKVLLIVNVASQCGLTNSNYTELNQLYDKYKQKGLEILAFPCNQFGAQEPGSNEEIANFVCTRFKAEFPIFDKVDVNGENAAPLYKFLKSSKGGDNIRWNFSKFLVDREGHVVHSYEPTTSPLSIEKDIKNLL, encoded by the exons ATGGCAAGCCAATCAGTTCATTATTTCATAGTTAAA GATGGGAGGGGAAATGATGTGAAACTGGGAGATTACAAAGGAAAAGTCCTTCTCATTGTTAATGTTGCCTCACAATG TGGGTTGACCAATTCAAACTACACAGAACTTAATCAATTGTATGACAAATATAAACAAAAAG GGCTTGAAATTCTAGCATTCCCATGCAATCAGTTTGGAGCACAGGAACCTGGAAGTAATGAAGAGATAGCAAATTTTGTTTGTACTCGCTTCAAAGCTGAGTTTCCCATTTTTGACAAG GTGGATGTGAATGGTGAGAATGCTGCTCCACTTTAcaagtttctgaaatcaagcaaagGTGGAGATAATATCAGGTGGAACTTCTCCAAATTTCTTGTTGATAGAGAAGGCCATGTTGTTCATAGTTATGAACCCACAACTTCTCCTCTTAGCATTGag AAAGACATCAAGAATCTGCTGTAA
- the LOC112801480 gene encoding probable copper-transporting ATPase HMA5 isoform X1 — MMGREFESWDCINSFKCCGNLSPQPHYPSMTTYPKGMSPEGSEAKAVLSVMGMTCAACAGSVEKSIKRLPGILEAAVDVLNDKAQVLYYPSMVNVERICEAIEDAGFEAKLIEEESNDEHPFEICRIHIRGMTCTSCSSTLESALQSLRGVHNAQVALATEEAEIHYDPNIVTYDQLKEAIEDTGFESILISTGEHISKIHLKVDGIKNEQSISAIQKSLQSLPGVVNIDTYIDINKISIAYKPYMTGPRTFIQVIESAGSGCFKAEIFPAEEGGRETHRKQEIKQYFKFFIWSLVFTIPVFLTSMVLMYVPGIKHVLDIKVVNMLKVGQLLRWELATPVQFIIGRRFYIGSYRSLRKGSANMDVLIALGTNAAYLYSVYVVARAAFSRDFKGNDFFETSSMLISFILLGKYLEVLAKGKTSQAIAKLIDLTPDTAILLNQDGEEQIDSRLVQKNDVIKVVPGAKVASDGIVIWGQSHVNESMITGEARPVAKRKGDMVIGGTVNQNGVLHVKVTRVGSESALSQIVRLVESAQMAKAPVQKLADHISKYFVPLVILLSFSTWIAWYLAGKLHAYPKSWIPSSMNSFELALQFGISVMVIACPCALGLATPTAVMVGTGVGATQGVLIKGGQALESAHKVNCIVFDKTGTLTIGKPVIVTTKLFKNMSVQDFYELVAAAEVNSEHPIARAIVEHAKKIITEDEQNHTWPEVRDFVSISGHGVKAIVQNKEILAGNKKLMMDHNIAISVDAEEVLAEAERLAQTGILVSLDGEIAGVLAVSDPLKPDAKEVISILKSMKIKSIMVTGDNWGTANSIARQAGIETVMAEAQPHTKATQVKDLQNSGYTVAMVGDGINDSPALVSADVGMAIGAGTDIAIEAADIVLMRSNLEDIVIAIDLAKKTFNRIRLNYIWALGYNLLSIPIAAGILYPSTRFRLPPWIAGAAMAASSISVVCSSLLLKNYKRPNKLIKLDLNAIKIE; from the exons GTGGAGAGAATATGTGAGGCCATTGAAGATGCAGGATTTGAAGCAAAGCTTATTGAAGAAGAATCAAATGATGAACACCCTTTTGAGATATGTAGAATACACATAAGGGGCATGACTTGCACTTCTTGCTCTTCAACTCTTGAATCAGCTCTTCAATCCCTTAGAGGTGTGCACAATGCTCAAGTTGCATTGGCAACTGAAGAAGCAGAAATTCACTATGATCCTAACATTGTAACCTATGATCAACTCAAAGAGGCTATAGAGGACACTGGATTTGAATCCATATTAATAAGCACTGGAGAGCACATAAGCAAAATACATCTTAAAGTTGATGGAATTAAGAATGAACAATCAATAAGTGCTATTCAGAAATCTCTTCAATCTCTTCCTGGAGTTGTAAACATTGACACATATATTGACATCAACAAAATTTCCATAGCTTATAAACCTTACATGACAGGGCCTAGAACCTTCATTCAAGTCATAGAATCTGCAGGTTCTGGATGTTTCAAAGCAGAGATATTTCCGGCCGAAGAAGGAGGGAGGGAGACACATAGGAAGCAGGAGATTAAGCAGTACTTCAAATTCTTCATTTGGAGTTTGGTTTTCACCATTCCTGTGTTTCTAACATCAATGGTTCTTATGTATGTACCTGGAATTAAACATGTTCTTGATATCAAAGTTGTGAATATGCTTAAAGTTGGACAGTTATTGAGATGGGAATTGGCTACACCAGTGCAATTCATCATAGGAAGGAGATTCTACATTGGATCATATAGATCATTGAGAAAAGGCTCTGCCAATATGGATGTATTGATTGCATTGGGAACCAATGCAGCATACTTGTATTCTGTTTATGTGGTGGCAAGAGCTGCATTCTCAAGAGATTTCAAAGGCAATGATTTCTTTGAGACAAGTTCTATGCTGATTTCGTTTATTCTGTTAGGGAAGTATTTAGAGGTGTTGGCCAAAGGGAAAACATCTCAGGCCATTGCTAAGCTTATTGACTTGACACCTGATACAGCAATCCTGTTGAATCAAGATGGTGAAGAACAGATTGATAGCAGGTTGGTACAAAAGAATGATGTGATTAAAGTTGTACCTGGCGCGAAAGTTGCTTCGGATGGAATCGTTATATGGGGCCAGAGCCATGTCAATGAGAGCATGATAACCGGAGAGGCAAGGCCGGTGGCAAAAAGGAAGGGTGACATGGTGATTGGAGGCACAGTGAATCAGAATGGAGTCTTGCATGTTAAGGTAACAAGGGTTGGATCAGAGAGTGCCCTGTCTCAGATTGTTCGACTAGTCGAGTCTGCTCAGATGGCGAAAGCTCCAGTTCAGAAACTTGCTGATCACATTTCTAAGTACTTTGTTCCTCTT gtcattctgctttctttttcaactTGGATTGCTTGGTATTTAGCAGGAAAGCTGCATGCATACCCAAAATCATGGATTCCATCTTCCATGAACAGCTTTGAGCTTGCCCTTCAGTTTGGGATATCGGTAATGGTCATTGCATGCCCTTGTGCTCTAGGCCTAGCCACTCCTACAGCTGTTATGGTTGGTACTGGAGTTGGTGCAACTCAAGGTGTGTTAATCAAAGGTGGACAAGCTCTAGAAAGTGCACATAAG GTGAATTGCATTGTGTTTGACAAGACAGGTACTCTCACAATTGGGAAGCCAGTGATTGTAACTACAAAGCTCTTCAAGAACATGTCAGTTCAAGATTTCTATGAACTTGTTGCAGCAGCAGAG GTGAATAGTGAACATCCCATAGCCAGGGCTATTGTTGAGCATGCCAAGAAGATCATCACAGAAGATGAACAGAACCATACCTGGCCAGAAGTGCGCGACTTTGTTTCGATATCAGGCCATGGAGTTAAGGCCATTGTTCAAAACAAGGAGATATTGGCTGGGAACAAAAAACTGATGATGGATCACAACATAGCCATTTCAGTGGATGCTGAAGAAGTTCTAGCAGAAGCTGAGAGATTAGCTCAAACTGGGATTTTAGTATCCTTAGATGGAGAAATAGCTGGAGTCTTGGCTGTATCTGATCCATTGAAACCTGATGCAAAGGAAGTTATCTCAATTCTCAAGTCCATGAAGATCAAAAGCATCATGGTCACAGGTGATAACTGGGGTACTGCTAATTCCATAGCTAGACAAGCTGGTATTGAAACTGTTATGGCAGAAGCCCAACCTCACACTAAAGCTACTCAAGTAAAAGATTTGCAG AATTCTGGCTACACTGTGGCAATGGTGGGAGATGGAATCAATGACTCGCCAGCACTTGTGTCGGCCGATGTAGGAATGGCGATTGGTGCTGGCACAGACATAGCTATTGAGGCAGCAGACATAGTTTTGATGAGAAGCAACTTGGAGGACATAGTAATAGCCATAGACCTTGCAAAGAAAACCTTCAACCGAATTCGCCTCAACTACATTTGGGCACTTGGTTACAACCTCTTATCAATCCCAATTGCTGCAGGCATACTTTACCCTTCCACTAGATTCAGATTGCCACCATGGATTGCTGGGGCTGCAATGGCTGCCTCTTCTATCAGTGTTGTTTGCTCCTCCCTCTTGTTGAAGAATTACAAGAGACCAAACAAGCTAATCAAATTGGACTTAAATGCTATAAAGATTGAGTGA
- the LOC112801481 gene encoding xyloglucan-specific galacturonosyltransferase 1-like, with the protein MAVSISRRRSKPYRKQEAKQSYFHFSAIYNFLSRISVALFLLILIYLWCSFSTIITGNIVHVCFSSSRKLHSLYCLSAGTHPSFEIPTSTNNHSFLAPRIFEGSNATEPVKFSVGSNLVTSNNGRYDEEVANAVKVVEEHLQVHRSWRSNRTNAESCSGEGIYVYDLPSKFNKDLVGQCSKMIPWQDFCSYLSNDGFGKAIIANNKFGKGWYQTHQYSLELIFHSRILKHPCRVYNENEAKIFYVPFYGGLDVLRWHFKNVSNDVKDGLSLELVNWLQRQRPWKRNEGKDHVLVLGKISWDFRRTNNSESPWGTSLLELEKMQNPIKILIERQPWHANDIGVPHPTYFHPSSDNDIISWQLKIIRSNRKSFVSFAGAARSDAEDSIRRILIDQCSSNGRCKFLNCSSAKCNEAESIIDVFVESEFCLQPPGDSPTRKSVFDSLISGCIPVLFDPFTAYYQYPWHLPEDHDKYSVFIDKKEVKEKNLNVVERLSNVSSRERENMRRYIVYELLPGLVYADHNALLYKFQDAFAITINNLLLRGTRLAT; encoded by the coding sequence atggcagtGTCAATATCCAGAAGAAGATCAAAACCATATAGAAAGCAAGAAGCTAAACAATCTTATTTTCATTTTAGTGCCATATACAACTTTCTGAGTAGAATATCTGTTGCATTGTTCCTTCTAATCCTTATATACTTGTGGTGTTCCTTCTCCACCATTATAACTGGAAACATAGTTCATGTTTGCTTCTCTTCTTCAAGGAAGCTTCATAGCCTCTATTGTCTTTCTGCAGGCACTCATCCCTCCTTTGAAATCCCAACTTCCACAAACAATCACAGTTTCTTAGCACCTCGAATATTCGAAGGCAGCAATGCAACTGAGCCTGTTAAATTTTCAGTTGGATCAAATCTTGTTACTAGCAACAATGGAAGATATGATGAAGAGGTTGCAAATGCAGTGAAGGTTGTTGAGGAGCATTTGCAGGTTCACCGATCGTGGAGGTCGAATAGAACCAATGCAGAATCATGCAGTGGTGAAGGGATATATGTGTATGACTTGCCATCCAAGTTTAACAAGGATTTGGTAGGTCAATGCAGCAAGATGATTCCATGGCAAGATTTTTGTAGTTACTTAAGcaatgatggatttggaaaggCTATTATTGCTAATAATAAGTTTGGTAAAGGATGGTATCAAACTCATCAATACTCACTTGAACTCATATTCCATTCAAGGATTTTGAAGCATCCATGCAGAGTTTATAATGAGAATGAAGCAAAGATCTTCTATGTGCCATTCTATGGTGGCTTAGATGTGCTGAGATGGCATTTCAAGAATGTTTCAAATGATGTGAAGGACGGTTTGAGTTTGGAGCTGGTGAATTGGCTTCAGAGACAGAGGCCATGGAAAAGAAATGAAGGTAAGGATCATGTTCTTGTGTTGGGAAAAATCTCATGGGATTTTCGGAGAACTAATAATAGTGAATCTCCATGGGGAACTAGCTTGTTAGAGCTTGAGAAAATGCAGAATCCAATCAAGATCTTGATCGAACGCCAGCCGTGGCATGCGAATGACATTGGAGTTCCTCATCCAACTTACTTCCATCCAAGTTCAGACAATGACATCATTTCATGGCAACTGAAAATCATTAGATCGAATcgcaagagctttgttagtttcGCTGGAGCGGCGCGCTCTGATGCAGAGGACAGCATAAGAAGAATACTAATAGATCAATGCAGTAGCAATGGTAGATGCAAGTTTCTGAATTGCAGTTCTGCCAAGTGTAATGAGGCAGAGTCAATCATAGATGTTTTTGTTGAGTCAGAGTTTTGCTTGCAGCCTCCAGGGGATAGCCCAACAAGAAAGTCTGTTTTCGATTCGCTGATATCAGGTTGCATCCCAGTTCTGTTTGATCCTTTCACAGCTTATTACCAATATCCATGGCATTTACCTGAGGATCATGACAAGTATTCAGTGTTTATAGATAAGAAAGAAGTGAAggaaaagaatttgaatgtgGTGGAGAGGCTAAGCAATGTTTCATCAAGAGAAAGGGAAAACATGAGGAGGTATATTGTGTATGAACTTCTTCCTGGTTTAGTATATGCTGATCACAATGCCTTGCTTTACAAGTTTCAGGATGCATTTGCTATTACAATCAATAATCTGCTTCTGAGGGGTACAAGATTAGCTACATGA
- the LOC112801480 gene encoding probable copper-transporting ATPase HMA5 isoform X2 produces the protein MGVPFAFLPLNCALLSSRIFEVERICEAIEDAGFEAKLIEEESNDEHPFEICRIHIRGMTCTSCSSTLESALQSLRGVHNAQVALATEEAEIHYDPNIVTYDQLKEAIEDTGFESILISTGEHISKIHLKVDGIKNEQSISAIQKSLQSLPGVVNIDTYIDINKISIAYKPYMTGPRTFIQVIESAGSGCFKAEIFPAEEGGRETHRKQEIKQYFKFFIWSLVFTIPVFLTSMVLMYVPGIKHVLDIKVVNMLKVGQLLRWELATPVQFIIGRRFYIGSYRSLRKGSANMDVLIALGTNAAYLYSVYVVARAAFSRDFKGNDFFETSSMLISFILLGKYLEVLAKGKTSQAIAKLIDLTPDTAILLNQDGEEQIDSRLVQKNDVIKVVPGAKVASDGIVIWGQSHVNESMITGEARPVAKRKGDMVIGGTVNQNGVLHVKVTRVGSESALSQIVRLVESAQMAKAPVQKLADHISKYFVPLVILLSFSTWIAWYLAGKLHAYPKSWIPSSMNSFELALQFGISVMVIACPCALGLATPTAVMVGTGVGATQGVLIKGGQALESAHKVNCIVFDKTGTLTIGKPVIVTTKLFKNMSVQDFYELVAAAEVNSEHPIARAIVEHAKKIITEDEQNHTWPEVRDFVSISGHGVKAIVQNKEILAGNKKLMMDHNIAISVDAEEVLAEAERLAQTGILVSLDGEIAGVLAVSDPLKPDAKEVISILKSMKIKSIMVTGDNWGTANSIARQAGIETVMAEAQPHTKATQVKDLQNSGYTVAMVGDGINDSPALVSADVGMAIGAGTDIAIEAADIVLMRSNLEDIVIAIDLAKKTFNRIRLNYIWALGYNLLSIPIAAGILYPSTRFRLPPWIAGAAMAASSISVVCSSLLLKNYKRPNKLIKLDLNAIKIE, from the exons GTGGAGAGAATATGTGAGGCCATTGAAGATGCAGGATTTGAAGCAAAGCTTATTGAAGAAGAATCAAATGATGAACACCCTTTTGAGATATGTAGAATACACATAAGGGGCATGACTTGCACTTCTTGCTCTTCAACTCTTGAATCAGCTCTTCAATCCCTTAGAGGTGTGCACAATGCTCAAGTTGCATTGGCAACTGAAGAAGCAGAAATTCACTATGATCCTAACATTGTAACCTATGATCAACTCAAAGAGGCTATAGAGGACACTGGATTTGAATCCATATTAATAAGCACTGGAGAGCACATAAGCAAAATACATCTTAAAGTTGATGGAATTAAGAATGAACAATCAATAAGTGCTATTCAGAAATCTCTTCAATCTCTTCCTGGAGTTGTAAACATTGACACATATATTGACATCAACAAAATTTCCATAGCTTATAAACCTTACATGACAGGGCCTAGAACCTTCATTCAAGTCATAGAATCTGCAGGTTCTGGATGTTTCAAAGCAGAGATATTTCCGGCCGAAGAAGGAGGGAGGGAGACACATAGGAAGCAGGAGATTAAGCAGTACTTCAAATTCTTCATTTGGAGTTTGGTTTTCACCATTCCTGTGTTTCTAACATCAATGGTTCTTATGTATGTACCTGGAATTAAACATGTTCTTGATATCAAAGTTGTGAATATGCTTAAAGTTGGACAGTTATTGAGATGGGAATTGGCTACACCAGTGCAATTCATCATAGGAAGGAGATTCTACATTGGATCATATAGATCATTGAGAAAAGGCTCTGCCAATATGGATGTATTGATTGCATTGGGAACCAATGCAGCATACTTGTATTCTGTTTATGTGGTGGCAAGAGCTGCATTCTCAAGAGATTTCAAAGGCAATGATTTCTTTGAGACAAGTTCTATGCTGATTTCGTTTATTCTGTTAGGGAAGTATTTAGAGGTGTTGGCCAAAGGGAAAACATCTCAGGCCATTGCTAAGCTTATTGACTTGACACCTGATACAGCAATCCTGTTGAATCAAGATGGTGAAGAACAGATTGATAGCAGGTTGGTACAAAAGAATGATGTGATTAAAGTTGTACCTGGCGCGAAAGTTGCTTCGGATGGAATCGTTATATGGGGCCAGAGCCATGTCAATGAGAGCATGATAACCGGAGAGGCAAGGCCGGTGGCAAAAAGGAAGGGTGACATGGTGATTGGAGGCACAGTGAATCAGAATGGAGTCTTGCATGTTAAGGTAACAAGGGTTGGATCAGAGAGTGCCCTGTCTCAGATTGTTCGACTAGTCGAGTCTGCTCAGATGGCGAAAGCTCCAGTTCAGAAACTTGCTGATCACATTTCTAAGTACTTTGTTCCTCTT gtcattctgctttctttttcaactTGGATTGCTTGGTATTTAGCAGGAAAGCTGCATGCATACCCAAAATCATGGATTCCATCTTCCATGAACAGCTTTGAGCTTGCCCTTCAGTTTGGGATATCGGTAATGGTCATTGCATGCCCTTGTGCTCTAGGCCTAGCCACTCCTACAGCTGTTATGGTTGGTACTGGAGTTGGTGCAACTCAAGGTGTGTTAATCAAAGGTGGACAAGCTCTAGAAAGTGCACATAAG GTGAATTGCATTGTGTTTGACAAGACAGGTACTCTCACAATTGGGAAGCCAGTGATTGTAACTACAAAGCTCTTCAAGAACATGTCAGTTCAAGATTTCTATGAACTTGTTGCAGCAGCAGAG GTGAATAGTGAACATCCCATAGCCAGGGCTATTGTTGAGCATGCCAAGAAGATCATCACAGAAGATGAACAGAACCATACCTGGCCAGAAGTGCGCGACTTTGTTTCGATATCAGGCCATGGAGTTAAGGCCATTGTTCAAAACAAGGAGATATTGGCTGGGAACAAAAAACTGATGATGGATCACAACATAGCCATTTCAGTGGATGCTGAAGAAGTTCTAGCAGAAGCTGAGAGATTAGCTCAAACTGGGATTTTAGTATCCTTAGATGGAGAAATAGCTGGAGTCTTGGCTGTATCTGATCCATTGAAACCTGATGCAAAGGAAGTTATCTCAATTCTCAAGTCCATGAAGATCAAAAGCATCATGGTCACAGGTGATAACTGGGGTACTGCTAATTCCATAGCTAGACAAGCTGGTATTGAAACTGTTATGGCAGAAGCCCAACCTCACACTAAAGCTACTCAAGTAAAAGATTTGCAG AATTCTGGCTACACTGTGGCAATGGTGGGAGATGGAATCAATGACTCGCCAGCACTTGTGTCGGCCGATGTAGGAATGGCGATTGGTGCTGGCACAGACATAGCTATTGAGGCAGCAGACATAGTTTTGATGAGAAGCAACTTGGAGGACATAGTAATAGCCATAGACCTTGCAAAGAAAACCTTCAACCGAATTCGCCTCAACTACATTTGGGCACTTGGTTACAACCTCTTATCAATCCCAATTGCTGCAGGCATACTTTACCCTTCCACTAGATTCAGATTGCCACCATGGATTGCTGGGGCTGCAATGGCTGCCTCTTCTATCAGTGTTGTTTGCTCCTCCCTCTTGTTGAAGAATTACAAGAGACCAAACAAGCTAATCAAATTGGACTTAAATGCTATAAAGATTGAGTGA